One Sus scrofa isolate TJ Tabasco breed Duroc chromosome 1, Sscrofa11.1, whole genome shotgun sequence DNA segment encodes these proteins:
- the CBLN2 gene encoding cerebellin-2 isoform X1 has protein sequence MPAPGRGPREPPLTMPGRRGALREPAGCGSGLGAALALLLLLLPAGCPVGAQNDTEPIVLEGKCLVVCDSSPSADGAVTSSLGISVRSGSAKVAFSATRSTNHEPSEMSNRTMTIYFDQVLVNIGNHFDLASSIFVAPRKGIYSFSFHVVKVYNRQTIQVSLMQNGYPVISAFAGDQDVTREAASNGVLLLMEREDKVHLKLERGNLMGGWKYSTFSGFLVFPL, from the exons ATGCCGGCTCCCGGCCGGGGCCCCCGCGAGCCGCCGCTGACCATGCCCGGGCGCCGGGGGGCGCTGCGCGAGCCAGCCGGCTGCGGCTCCGGCCTGGGGGCGGCGCTGgcccttctgctgctgctgctgcccgcCGGCTGCCCCGTGGGGGCGCAGAATGACACGGAGCCCATTGTGCTGGAGGGCAAGTGCCTGGTGGTGTGCGACTCCAGCCCATCGGCGGACGGCGCAGTCACCTCCTCCCTGGGCATCTCCGTACGCTCAGGTAGCGCCAAGGTGGCCTTCTCCGCCACGCGGAGCACCAACCACGAGCCGTCGGAGATGAGCAACCGCACCATGACCATCTACTTCGACCAG gtGTTGGTAAACATTGGCAACCATTTCGATCTCGCTTCCAGTATATTTGTAGCCCCCAGAAAAGGGATTTATAGCTTCAGCTTCCATGTGGTCAAAGTGTACAACAGACAAACCATCCAG GTCAGCTTAATGCAGAATGGCTACCCAGTGATCTCCGCATTTGCAGGGGATCAGGACGTCACCAGAGAAGCTGCCAGCAACGGTGTTCTGCTGCTGATGGAAAGGGAAGACAAAGTGCACCTCAAACTGGAGAGGGGCAACCTCATGGGCGGCTGGAAGTACTCCACGTTCTCTGGCTTCTTGGTTTTCCCTCTATAA